In Flavobacterium sp. CS20, a single window of DNA contains:
- a CDS encoding transposase — MKKHDHKWSRACKNLFLKAINFKKNIKDIAFNKDCPIKKSIEKRMDIILNHDPPKEHKELITFKKRLIKYRNYIFTFLYHLDVPPDNNASERAIRNIKVKQKISGQFRSEQGCDNFAILRSVTDSCLKNQQSVLSTLNIIANLRTD; from the coding sequence CTGAAAAAGCACGATCATAAATGGAGTAGAGCTTGCAAAAACTTATTTTTAAAAGCCATCAACTTTAAGAAAAATATAAAAGATATAGCCTTTAACAAGGATTGTCCAATAAAGAAAAGTATAGAAAAAAGAATGGATATCATCTTAAATCATGATCCGCCAAAAGAACATAAAGAATTAATAACTTTTAAAAAAAGACTTATAAAATACAGGAACTATATCTTTACATTCCTCTATCATCTGGATGTACCTCCAGATAACAACGCCTCTGAAAGAGCAATAAGAAATATAAAAGTAAAACAGAAAATCTCTGGACAATTTAGATCAGAACAGGGCTGTGATAACTTTGCCATACTTAGATCTGTAACAGATTCTTGTTTAAAAAATCAGCAATCAGTTTTATCTACACTAAATATTATTGCTAATTTGCGGACTGATTAG
- a CDS encoding DUF6444 domain-containing protein, whose amino-acid sequence MEKDKLIESLLQKVEELSKKLIALELENSQLKARLTKYETPKNSNNSSIPPSKDENRPKRKSLRIKTGRKPGGQTEEKAIL is encoded by the coding sequence TTGGAAAAGGATAAGCTTATAGAATCACTCTTGCAGAAGGTAGAAGAACTTTCTAAAAAGCTAATTGCTTTAGAATTAGAAAATAGTCAACTTAAAGCACGACTTACCAAATATGAAACTCCAAAAAACAGTAATAATAGCTCCATACCACCCTCAAAGGATGAAAATAGACCAAAGAGGAAAAGCCTAAGAATAAAGACAGGGCGTAAGCCAGGTGGGCAAACAGAAGAAAAGGCAATACTTTGA
- a CDS encoding shikimate kinase, with product MIVLLGYMGCGKSSVGRYLSEKYKLEYCDLDAYIEKKERLSIKRIFDIKGEIYFRKIEHQYLKSILKQNQFDVVSLGGGTPCYADNMEMINAKKEITSIYLKVDLLTLTYRLFEQRQQRPLIAQIDDVNQLKDFIRKHLFEREYFYRQAKQTLDVSKMSVKEIADTLKSSFFKKL from the coding sequence ATGATTGTTTTATTAGGTTATATGGGTTGTGGCAAATCTTCAGTTGGTCGTTATTTGAGTGAGAAATATAAGTTAGAATATTGTGACTTAGATGCTTATATCGAAAAAAAAGAGCGTTTAAGTATTAAAAGAATTTTTGATATAAAAGGCGAAATTTATTTTAGGAAAATTGAACATCAATATCTGAAATCTATTTTAAAGCAAAATCAATTTGATGTTGTGTCTCTTGGCGGAGGAACACCTTGTTATGCAGATAATATGGAGATGATTAATGCAAAAAAAGAAATAACTAGCATTTATCTGAAAGTTGACCTCCTGACTTTAACCTATAGACTTTTTGAACAAAGACAGCAAAGACCTTTAATTGCTCAGATTGATGATGTAAATCAACTTAAAGATTTTATTAGAAAGCATTTGTTTGAAAGAGAGTATTTTTATAGACAAGCCAAGCAAACTTTAGATGTTTCAAAAATGAGTGTAAAAGAAATTGCTGACACTTTAAAGAGCAGTTTTTTCAAAAAGCTGTAA
- a CDS encoding class I SAM-dependent methyltransferase, with protein MNTVFKFLLNLFPRTFLIKISFCFKPILKYIYKGSKYQDPIDGSTFRKFLSYGYQKQRPNVLSPSTLSLERHRLLWLFLKHETDLFSKPQKLLHFAPEQAFYKRFKSLNNLDYTTTDLNSPLADVRADICNLPFDDESFDVVLCNHVLEHIKDDTKAMTEIYRILKKGGWTILQIPQDLNREKTFEDNSITDPKERSKIFGQYDHVRIYGLDYFDKLKSIGFEVHPIEYTNSFSEQDKDYYRLAQREIIPYVIKPKT; from the coding sequence ATGAACACCGTTTTTAAATTTTTATTAAATCTATTTCCTAGAACTTTTCTGATTAAAATAAGTTTTTGTTTCAAACCCATATTAAAATACATTTATAAGGGATCAAAATATCAAGATCCAATTGATGGTTCTACTTTTAGAAAATTTTTATCCTACGGTTACCAAAAACAAAGACCCAATGTGCTTTCACCTTCTACTCTGTCTCTAGAACGACATCGGTTATTATGGTTGTTTCTAAAGCATGAAACTGATTTGTTTAGTAAACCTCAAAAATTACTTCACTTTGCTCCTGAACAAGCCTTTTATAAACGTTTTAAAAGTTTAAACAACTTAGATTATACAACAACTGACCTAAATTCGCCACTTGCAGATGTTAGAGCTGATATTTGTAACTTACCATTCGATGACGAAAGTTTTGATGTTGTGCTTTGTAATCATGTTTTGGAACACATTAAAGATGATACCAAAGCTATGACGGAGATTTATCGTATTCTTAAAAAAGGAGGTTGGACCATTTTGCAAATTCCTCAGGACTTAAATAGAGAAAAAACTTTTGAGGATAACAGCATCACCGACCCCAAAGAGCGTAGTAAAATTTTTGGGCAATACGACCATGTGCGGATTTATGGTCTTGATTATTTTGACAAACTCAAATCTATTGGCTTTGAAGTTCATCCCATAGAATATACAAATTCTTTTTCTGAACAAGATAAAGATTATTATCGCTTAGCTCAACGTGAGATAATTCCTTATGTTATAAAGCCAAAAACTTAA
- a CDS encoding low specificity L-threonine aldolase produces the protein MIDLRSDTVTQPTKEMLDFMLSCAVGDDVYKEDPTVNALEKYVSDLFGMDSALYFPTGSMANQAAIKLHTQPGEQLICDKWAHVYNYEGGGASFNSGVSCKLIDGDKGMITATQVKNAINPPDFYHSPLTSLVCLENTTNKGGGACYDFETMKAIKTVCDDQDLGLHLDGARVFNAFTAQDYTPRDLGQIFDSISICLSKGLGAPMGTVLVGKQKLMQKAMRVRKVLGGGMRQIGYMAGCGLFALKNNVNRLQVDHDKAKEISNTLEKLDHIKKVEPTETNIVIFYLNDEIKPSHFEKYLAEKNVKISNMGEGKWRIVTHLDYSDEMHEAFLEILNKFEN, from the coding sequence ATGATAGATTTAAGAAGTGATACTGTAACCCAACCAACAAAAGAAATGCTTGACTTTATGTTGAGTTGTGCGGTTGGTGATGATGTGTATAAAGAAGATCCAACGGTAAATGCTTTAGAAAAATATGTGTCAGACCTGTTTGGAATGGACTCGGCATTATATTTCCCAACGGGAAGTATGGCTAATCAAGCCGCAATAAAACTACATACCCAACCAGGTGAACAATTGATATGTGATAAATGGGCACATGTTTATAATTACGAAGGTGGTGGAGCATCATTTAATTCTGGTGTCTCTTGCAAGTTGATTGACGGTGACAAAGGTATGATAACAGCAACACAAGTAAAGAATGCTATAAATCCACCTGATTTTTATCACAGTCCTTTAACGAGTTTGGTTTGCTTAGAAAATACTACCAACAAAGGCGGTGGTGCTTGTTATGATTTTGAAACCATGAAAGCCATTAAAACAGTTTGTGATGATCAGGATTTGGGTTTGCACTTAGATGGAGCAAGAGTGTTTAATGCTTTTACTGCTCAAGATTATACACCAAGAGATTTAGGTCAAATATTTGATAGCATCAGCATATGTCTATCCAAAGGATTAGGTGCACCGATGGGAACTGTTTTAGTTGGAAAACAAAAACTCATGCAAAAAGCTATGCGAGTCAGAAAAGTGCTTGGTGGTGGTATGCGTCAAATTGGATATATGGCGGGCTGTGGTCTTTTTGCCTTAAAAAATAATGTCAACAGACTTCAGGTTGACCATGATAAAGCAAAGGAAATCAGTAATACATTAGAAAAATTAGATCACATTAAAAAAGTTGAGCCTACAGAAACCAATATTGTTATATTTTATTTAAACGATGAGATAAAGCCTTCACACTTTGAAAAGTATTTAGCAGAAAAAAATGTGAAAATTAGTAATATGGGTGAAGGTAAGTGGCGTATTGTTACGCATTTAGACTATTCAGACGAAATGCATGAAGCGTTTTTGGAAATACTCAATAAATTTGAAAATTAA
- a CDS encoding rhodanese-related sulfurtransferase, with protein MQLYNTLSAKEREALIEQAGEERLTLSFYKYAHIGNPELFRNHLFVAWDAMDVLGRIYVAHEGINAQLSIPAKQFTEFKTFIDEIYFLKNVRLNIAIEQDNKSFLKLKIKVRPKILADGLNDKTFDVTNKGKHVNAEEFNQLIEDPNTVLVDMRNHYESEIGHFKNAITPDVDTFRDSLDIIEKDLKDYKDNKKLVMYCTGGIRCEKASAYYKHKGFKQVYQLEGGIIEYARQVKAQGLDNKFLGKNFVFDHRRSEQISNKIIARCHQCGEPCDTHVNCANEACHLLFIQCEACAQKMDNCCSENCQNVIKLPYEEQKRLRAGKKNSNKIFKKGRSPVLKFKA; from the coding sequence ATGCAACTGTACAACACTTTAAGCGCAAAGGAAAGAGAAGCACTAATTGAACAAGCTGGAGAAGAACGGCTTACGCTTTCCTTTTACAAATACGCCCACATTGGCAACCCCGAATTGTTTAGGAACCATTTATTTGTGGCTTGGGATGCAATGGATGTTCTTGGCAGAATCTACGTCGCACATGAAGGCATAAATGCTCAACTATCTATTCCAGCCAAACAGTTTACTGAGTTTAAGACGTTTATAGATGAGATTTATTTTTTGAAAAATGTCAGGCTAAACATTGCCATTGAACAAGACAATAAATCATTTTTAAAACTTAAAATCAAAGTCCGTCCAAAAATTTTAGCCGATGGCTTGAATGATAAAACTTTTGACGTTACCAACAAAGGTAAACACGTAAATGCAGAGGAATTTAATCAGCTTATAGAAGACCCAAATACAGTTTTGGTTGATATGCGTAATCACTACGAAAGTGAAATAGGTCATTTTAAAAATGCCATAACACCAGATGTAGATACTTTTAGAGATTCTTTAGACATTATAGAAAAAGATCTGAAAGATTATAAAGACAATAAAAAGTTAGTCATGTATTGCACAGGCGGAATTCGCTGTGAAAAAGCCAGTGCTTACTATAAACACAAAGGATTTAAACAAGTTTACCAATTAGAAGGTGGAATTATTGAATACGCGAGACAAGTAAAAGCACAAGGTCTTGATAATAAGTTTTTAGGTAAAAATTTTGTATTTGACCACCGCAGGAGTGAGCAAATTTCAAATAAAATTATAGCACGTTGTCATCAATGTGGTGAGCCATGTGATACACATGTTAATTGTGCTAATGAAGCCTGTCATCTTTTATTTATACAGTGTGAAGCTTGTGCTCAAAAAATGGATAATTGTTGTTCTGAAAATTGTCAAAATGTTATAAAATTACCTTACGAAGAGCAAAAGCGACTTAGAGCTGGTAAAAAAAATAGCAATAAAATTTTTAAAAAAGGTCGTTCACCTGTGCTTAAATTTAAAGCTTAA
- a CDS encoding DUF456 domain-containing protein: MVLEILLLSLGILCCLSGIIGSILPVLPGPPISWLGLLMLYLIPDVAIDYWFLGITLGIAVFIFVMDYIIPIVGTKYFGGTRAGAIGSTIGLVVGLFFPPFGVLLGPFIGAFLGEILFNINSNSKHAFKSALGSFVGFLASTFMKLLVSTIYLGLFVYKLIENWSLIFSS; this comes from the coding sequence ATGGTTCTTGAAATCTTATTATTATCATTAGGAATTTTATGTTGTCTATCTGGAATTATTGGTAGCATACTTCCTGTGTTGCCTGGTCCACCTATCAGTTGGTTGGGTTTGCTAATGCTTTATTTGATACCTGATGTTGCCATAGATTATTGGTTTTTGGGCATAACTTTGGGTATTGCGGTTTTTATTTTTGTTATGGATTATATTATCCCAATTGTTGGAACCAAATACTTTGGTGGAACACGAGCTGGGGCAATTGGATCAACTATTGGTCTTGTAGTAGGTTTGTTTTTTCCGCCTTTTGGCGTTTTGCTTGGACCATTTATCGGTGCTTTTTTAGGAGAAATATTGTTTAATATCAACAGCAATTCAAAGCATGCTTTCAAATCTGCATTAGGTTCTTTTGTTGGATTTTTGGCTTCAACATTTATGAAACTCTTGGTTTCAACAATTTATTTAGGTCTTTTTGTTTACAAGCTCATTGAGAATTGGAGTTTGATATTTTCAAGTTAA
- a CDS encoding ABC-F family ATP-binding cassette domain-containing protein, translating into MLSVSNLSVQFGKRVLFDEVNTTFTSGNCYGIIGANGAGKSTFLKIISGQMEPTSGHVSLEPGKRMSVLEQDHVAYDDSPVLETVLMGNQPLYKIKKEMDEIYAKEDFSEADGERVGVLQVEFEEMDGWNAESNAASLLSNLGIAPELHYNKVKDLDGTQKVRVLLAKALFGNPDVLIMDEPTNDLDYETISWLENFLANYDNCVIVVSHDRHFLDEVYTHISDIDFGKITHYSGNYTFWYESSQLVARQRAQQNKKAEEKKKELQQFIERFSANVAKSKQATSRKKMIEKLNIESIKPSSRRYPAIIFEREREAGNQILNVNDLSAELDGEILFSKININLAKGDKTFIYSRDSRATTAFYEIINGKQEPKSGNFEWGITTSQSYLPNDNSEFFDNKLSLVDWLRQWAKTDEEREEVYIRGFLGKMLFSGDEALKTADVLSGGEKVRCMLSRMMMIRANVLIIDEPTNHLDLESITAFNNALVNYKGNVIFTTHDHQFAQTVANRVIELTPNGVIDKYATFEEYMSDPTVKTQREKLLAETV; encoded by the coding sequence ATGCTTTCAGTTTCTAATTTATCGGTTCAATTTGGCAAACGCGTGCTTTTTGATGAAGTCAACACAACATTTACCAGTGGGAATTGTTACGGCATTATCGGTGCTAATGGTGCAGGGAAATCTACTTTTTTGAAAATCATTTCAGGTCAAATGGAGCCTACTTCAGGTCATGTCAGTCTTGAACCTGGTAAAAGGATGTCGGTATTGGAGCAAGACCACGTTGCTTATGATGATTCACCTGTTTTAGAAACGGTTTTGATGGGCAATCAACCGCTTTATAAAATCAAAAAAGAAATGGATGAGATTTATGCCAAAGAAGATTTTAGTGAAGCTGATGGCGAACGCGTCGGCGTTTTACAAGTAGAATTTGAAGAAATGGACGGTTGGAATGCTGAAAGTAATGCCGCCTCTTTGCTATCCAATCTTGGTATTGCTCCAGAATTGCATTACAATAAAGTTAAAGATTTAGACGGTACACAAAAAGTAAGAGTGTTGCTCGCAAAGGCTTTGTTTGGCAATCCTGATGTGTTAATTATGGACGAGCCAACCAATGATTTGGATTACGAAACCATAAGCTGGTTAGAAAATTTCCTAGCCAATTATGACAACTGTGTTATTGTGGTTTCTCACGACAGACATTTTTTAGATGAGGTGTATACACATATTTCTGATATTGATTTTGGAAAAATCACACACTACAGTGGCAACTATACGTTTTGGTATGAGTCTTCGCAACTTGTCGCTCGTCAACGTGCACAACAAAACAAAAAAGCTGAAGAAAAGAAAAAAGAATTACAACAATTCATAGAGCGTTTTAGTGCCAATGTAGCTAAATCTAAACAAGCCACTTCACGTAAAAAGATGATAGAAAAATTAAATATTGAAAGCATTAAACCTTCAAGCCGAAGATATCCAGCCATAATTTTTGAACGCGAACGCGAAGCAGGTAACCAAATTTTAAACGTTAATGATTTAAGTGCTGAATTGGATGGAGAAATACTGTTCAGTAAAATCAATATCAATTTGGCTAAAGGCGATAAAACCTTTATTTATTCTCGAGATTCAAGAGCAACTACAGCTTTTTATGAAATCATCAATGGCAAGCAAGAGCCTAAATCTGGAAATTTTGAATGGGGTATTACCACATCGCAGAGCTATTTACCTAACGATAATTCTGAATTTTTTGACAATAAGCTTTCTTTGGTGGATTGGTTAAGACAATGGGCAAAAACAGATGAAGAGCGAGAAGAGGTTTACATCAGAGGGTTTTTAGGTAAAATGCTTTTTAGCGGCGATGAAGCCTTAAAAACTGCTGATGTGCTTTCTGGTGGCGAAAAGGTAAGATGCATGCTCAGCCGAATGATGATGATTCGTGCCAATGTCTTGATTATTGATGAACCTACAAATCACTTAGATTTAGAATCTATTACAGCTTTCAATAACGCGTTGGTCAACTATAAAGGCAATGTGATTTTTACCACTCACGACCACCAATTTGCACAAACCGTAGCTAATCGTGTGATTGAATTAACACCCAACGGTGTGATTGATAAGTATGCCACTTTTGAAGAATATATGAGCGACCCAACCGTAAAAACCCAGAGAGAAAAGTTGCTGGCTGAAACGGTTTAA